The DNA window TCCTTGGCTCTTCGCGCACGAATTGACGAGCGGGTCAAGATGGAGGCTATGTACAAGTGGATTCTGATGGAAAGATTCCAGCTGATGCAAAGAATACGGGAGCAGCGCATCAAACGCGAGATATTTTCTCGGTTCGTGGTCAACACACGAGACACCTACACTCGACTGCTTTTCCATGCGGAGATTCACGAAGATCACCATACGGAAGACCTGATGCGATCCAAATTCGCAATCTGGCGGGACCAACTGTTGCTTCAGCGCGAAAGAGAGTATGTCGCGTTTGAGTTCTATGCTCCGCGACTAGCCGAAGAGTCTCTTGCCGTTTGGCGAGCGAAGCATGCACAGGTTGTGAAGATGGAGGGCTGGGCGAAAGATGCTCGATTCTACTTTTTGATGAAGCGTTCGATGAAACAATGGCACCAGGCAACGCGGGACTCGGCCAAACGACGGCGGCAGGAGGCGTATGCTAAGATCCGGCGGAAGATCAAAATCAACCTTGCTTCCAAGGCAATGGATGTCTGGAAGTCGCGAACTCGACTCGTCATGGACATGGACCAACAAGCGGGAGAAGTGGATCGCGAGAAACTGTTTCATCTTGGATCTGACCTCTTTGCTCTTTGGCATGAAAAGGCCGTCAAAAGAGTGCAAGAATGCCGCGATGCTGATATCTACTATTTCCGCCAGGTCGCCTTCGACCAGCTGATGCAATTGTCCGAGACCTTCGTGATCCATCGGGAGTTGGAAGACCAGGCAGATCATTTCTACCGTTCGCGTGTCCTCCGCCATGCGGGTTCCTCTCTTCGCAAGCTTAGTCTGCGTGTGTTCCAAATGAAGAGCACAGCTGAGACCGCCGAAGCAATGAGAGAACGAAACCTGCGCAAACACTCCCGAGGCATGTTCCGCCACTGGATGGAAAATATGCGGCTGAAGCTCGAGGCTCGAGACTCCCCCGGTCCCGCCTTGACACCGGCCCAATTCTCCAACTTCGGGGACAATGACGGCGCTGGATCGGCTCTGTTCGACCCCTGGTACCAGGACCAGGCGGAGACGCCCTTCAAGCTCAGCGATTTCACAACCACGTCCCAGGAGCCAGTCTCCGTGTCTGCAAGCCCTCTGGCCACTCCCAGCTACATGAACTCCCCATCCAAACGAGCGGCGCGCGCACGAGCTCTCGCGCAAATGTCCACCACTCCGGCCACACCACTGCGCACACCATTCGCCAGCCGCCTGCTTCGTGTAAATTCAGCAGCAGCGTACACAACATCTTCGCGGCGACCACGCACCGGCCGGAGGAATTCGATAGGAACCACTGTCCGGTTCGTGGACGAAGAGCTTGGAGAGCTCCCTGAATCTCCCACCGAAGGGCGCAGATCCGCCAATCGACGACCTTGaccttttctctttcccaACCTTTGTACATAACCGACTACTATACATGcccatctctctccacccccttcccccccccatTTTTCTGCAATCTTCATGTCTCCTGGTTTCGTCTTGCATCGTCAGGCGCAGCATATATCCAGCGGGTTGGATAGGGTTTCTGGTTCTTTTAATGTCTTGTCGGGTGTTGGGTATAAAACTTGTCGTTTTGGAcatgaatgaatgaatcaCCTTGTGACTTAATTAATTCGTAGTAGTTTAAGTATTCAGTGGATGTTGTTGGAGTATAGTCGCACCGAGTGGATCCCCGAGTTGCCAGCTCTCCCGCCTTCGACTCTCCGGCTACAACAACCAACTCACTCACGAACCCCCACACCTTCGAGTACCCCGGCCAGGACTCGACACCTCGTCAGCTGTCGCCGCGCATCCCATCCACATGGTTCTGCCTCTGACCATGGTGTAACACACCCTCCAACCAAGCGCCCGACCTTGAACCCCAACCGCCTCCATGCGAGCGGTACTGCCGGGGCGGCCCCCAGCCAAGCTCTGGTCGTTCAGCACGGCGCTGTGGGATGGCCTGCGCGTTGTTGTAAGTGTCCCCAAGACACCCTGGCTGTACGCTGCAGCTTTGTTTTCTTTGATTTCCGTTCTGTCGCTGACCGCTGCCCCTGCGCGTTGCTCGATAGGCGTACATCTCCGGCCACGCGCTGGTCATTCTTGGTGGCCCGCAGACGCTCCTTCAAACGATCTACGTCGATGATACGGACTCTCTCGAAGCAGTAGCTTTTGATGAGGCTACGGGTAATATTGCTGTGTGTGGGGGACCGGATGTCTTTGTGTATCAGCCATATGGCCTCAAAGGCGAGACCTTGAAGGTGTGTATACCGGAGTCTCATGGAGGACAGACAGCGTCGGGATATGGGAGCAGAAATGTGTTAACATGACGCTTTATGCAGTGGTCTCTTGTTCATACCTTCCGCGCCAACGATAACGACGAACCGATCTCCACTCTCTCGTGGGGTTCCCCGAACGAGCTTCTTGTGGGCAATTCGAGCCTCACGCTTTGGATCCTGGATGAAAATGAAGATCCGCGCCTACTTTGGAAACGGGAGCTTGCAAGCCCGGTCAAATTCGCGCAGTTCTCCCCCGATGCGTCGCTGGTAGTGACCGTCGGAGCGTATGATCGTTTGGCGAAGGTATGGAGACGGCTTAGCTTTAGTGCAGACGAAATCCGATTCGAGATCTCGTACCTGCCCCATCCAAATCTCGTGACGGGGTTGCACTGGCGCTTGCCCTACCACCGGGAACAATCCGTCGATAATGTCTTGTACACCATGTGCGCCGATAACAAGATTCGAGTGTGGGCAGTTACGGATCATCATGCGCTTTCACCCCTGCAGTTTTGGGCGGATATTGATATGAATTCCTCGGTTCAGCCTAGAGATGCGTCCGAGAATGATCAAGGCTCCCAACGACGGTACGGGTTCATCTTGGACAGTCGCGATTTCTGCTCTGCTACGGAGCGCGCGGTGGAAAGACACACAGGGAACAAGGAAAACCATGCCCTGGAGCATCTCATTGAAGTCGCGAACAAGAGCCCGGAGATTTGTGTGGTGATTGATGGCCAGGGTCATATGGCCGCTTGGGCTTTGGAGGATGTCGGCTCCAGAGTCAAGACCAATATGAGTGTCTTCAACATCCTGCATGTGGAGGGCTTGGATTTTGGATTCTTGCCTGGCCTCACTAAGGGGGAAGATTACGCCCAAATCCATGCGTTTCAGAGCACCACTTCGGATGACACGCTCAGCATACTCGTCCATCATTTTGACGGCCGTATTGAATGGTACGACTCACATGTGGACGTTCTCTTTGACCCAGCACCACGCAAGAAACGAATCATCCCGAAATCATCTTGGACTGGACATACCGCCCCCGTCAAGAAAATTGTTCGAAATGCCACAGGTGACACGCTCGTTTCGCGAACCAGTGAGAACAAAGCCATGATTTGGAAGCAAAAGCGTCGGGGCAGCGGATCTTTCTTGAGCCATAAGAGTGTGCTGCTCTCGGATGAGCACATCCACCGGACCTGCGTGATTGAGAATTGCAACCTTTTGGTCAATCTCCACCACGATGGGATTTCGCTATGGGACACCAGCTCCTATCACGCAAAAAGACTCGCCTCTCTTCCGTTTACCCTATCAAGCAAGCCACTATGTGTGCTACCGATCCCAACCGAAGCAAGTACGGGAGTGGCATATATTGCAACCATTGATGCGAACATGGATGGTATTGCGTGGGAACTTCGATGGCCTGCCCAAAATGGCGGCCTAGACAAGAACAAAGAAGATCAGTGCCAATTGCGGAAGTTTTGCGACTTCAATATGGGCTTGAAAGAAGACCTGGCATACATCCTTCCTGTGGATCCCGCAGGCCCGAAAACCGAGACATCTGGGTTCTTCGACACGTTTTCTGCAGACATTGCTCTCTCCTACACGCATAGCGGAATCGTTCGTACTTGGACCGCTAAAGTCGACCAGGAAAACGCCCAGGTCGAGTGGCTACTCAAATCGACGGTCGGGACAGGCATTGAGAACCCATCTTTGGCCAGTGCAAGCTCTATCAGGAAAGCTGCATTGGTGGACGAGGGCCGGACTCATCTCACAATCTGGGACACGAACAACGCCCAGCTGGAATTTGAAGAGCATTTTGCCCAGAATGACATCATTCGAGATCTCGATTGGACATCCACTCCTGATAAACAGTCCATCCTTGCCGTGGGATTCCCTCATAAGGTTGTTCTCCTATCCCAGCTTCGGTATGACTATCTCGACTCTCGACCATCGTGGACACAAGTTCGTGAGATCTGGATCAGAGACCTCACACCGCACCCCATCGGAGATTCTTGCTGGCTGTCAAACGGTCATCTGGTCATTGGCGCCGGCAACCAGCTGTTTGTATATGGCAAGGACATTGACGTCGGGGACCGGCTTGTCTCCGAGCTTCGCATGCCGTCTCGTGGCTTGCCATCGGTTGACCTGTTCGATCTTGTCAGTCGTATCAACGGACCTTTGCCCGTCTTTCATCCACAATTCCTGGCGCAATGCATTCTGTCTGGGAAGACCAATTTGGTGCATGCTATCCTGAGAAATCTACATCGGAAACTGAAATTCTACACGGAAGGTGATGATCTggatggcatcctggagATGCCGCTCGAAGATTTCTACGAAGAGCAAGATGTAAGAATCTACCTATTGGTCTTTTAGAACATGATGCTGACAAGTGCAGGCCCCTCAACAAGCAGCATTGAAAGAGATGCGCTCTTCCTATGTCGATGCTGTCGAGGACGAGACATCTGTAATGGATGAAGCTTCAGCGACCGCACTCAATGAGAACCTAGCACACATAGCATTGCCGCAACTATCAAGTCACGAACAATTTCGCCTGGCGGATATCATCGAGTGTGTTGCAACAGTTGAGAAGCATCGACGGTCGATGGATGACAATGCAGCTCGCTatctccttttctttcgaCAGCATATGCTTCGACGAAGTCAAGGGGTAGCAAACAAAGACACCGTCTCCTGGCGAGAGATTGTTTGGGCTTTCCACAGCGGCAGCCAGGATATTTTGACCGATCTTGTTTCGCGGCAGTTCAATGGCAAGATGACATGGAAGGCTGCTCGCGAGAGCGGCATCTTCATGTGGCTCTCAGATCCGACGGCTTTGGTGAGCACTTTCCGTCCTGTATAAGTCTAATCTAACCATGTCATTCCAGAATGCACAACTTGAAGTCGTGGCACGAAACGAGTATACGAAGACCGAGGAACGCAACCCTCTCGACTGCTCTCTGTACTATCTCGCGCtcggaaagaagaatatcTTGCAAGGCCTGTGGCGTATAGCACACTGGCACCGCGAACAAGCAGCCACCCAGCGCTTGCTAGCCAATGACTTTAAAGAAGCGCGGTGGAAGACGTCCGCCCTAAAAAACGCCTATGCATTGCTAGGCAAACGGCGATTCGGTGAGTGTTGACCGTCAACTTTGCTTCTAGGTCTGAGCTAATGTGCAAAGAATATGCTGCGGCATTTTTCCTGCTTGCTGATCACCCTCGCGATGCGACCAATGTCCTCATGAACCAAGTTGGGGATCTTCAGCTCGCGATTGCTATTTCACGGGCTTTTGAGGGAGACAGCGGGCCTGTCCTTAAGGAAATATTAGAAGAGAGGGTCCTCCCCGAAGCCGCCACAGGTGGAAATCGGTGGATGGCCTCGTGGGCTTTCTGGATGCTCGGACGACGAGATATGGCTGTCCGGTCTTTGATATCTCCCGTTGAAACTCTTCTCTCGCCGGCAACCCCAGCCTCTCCCGGTAGCCCGGGCCGAGTTCCTCTACAGTCCAAATCCTATCTCTCCAACGATCCGGCTTTGGTCATTCTCTACCAACAGCTCCGCGAGAAGACCCTGCAAACCCTGAAGGGTGCATCTCAAGTTCATCCGCGGGAAGAATGGAACTTTGTCTTGCGCAACGCTAGACTCTACGACCGGATGGGTTgcgaccttctcgccctcgaccTGGTACGCCGCTGGGAATTCCTGCACCCGCTGCCACCTCGAACTCCAGCGCAGGTGCAGGAGGACGGGGTGGATTACCGGAAACTGCTGCGTCGGCGGAGCAGTCTGGTCGTCGCCGACATGCCAGTGCGACGACCCGCTGTTACTACTACCTCGCAGGCCCTGAAAGCTGCtgagaccgaggaagatgatcagGCCAAGCAGCAACCGCagaagcccaagccgccACCGACCGTGTTCCATGAGCCGGATGCCAATTCCCTGCTTGATAGTTTTGGATTCTAGTTTAGGGTCTCCCACGTCCTCCTGTATTATTTATGGATATAATATATCAACACCAATTATCTGATGACGTTGAAGTTGAGGGCAAGCTCATCAGCGTATTCACCTGCTTCGTATGGTTAGTTGATTGGAGGGATAGAGGCTGCAACTATCCTCATAAATGGAGACTTTGGTTGACGTAAATTCTAGTGGGTCTGCTATTATAGAAATCGCAGTGGTTGTCTATCGCGTAGACTTGtgtgttgttgatggtgCCCGGAAAGGGATATCTTTACCCGCATGCCGTTGAATTATGGAGTGCTAAGCAACTCGCACGGATGGCGGAATCGAAAGCGGATCCTGGGCATTCTCCAACAAATCAGGGCACAGTTTCTGAATCGGgtccaaaaagaagctcCGAAGAAGGCGAGCAACTTGGCGtgaaagaaagggaaggatACTACTGTGAAGGGAAGTAGAAAGCGTGACTCGGAAGCAGGTTACGAATGGCGCACGGAAGACGCGTACGCGATCTTGATGGAAACGATGTGGTCCGAATGGTGGTCGTGAGTGAGGTAGAGACCTCGCAAAGTTGCTACTGTGCATTAGCCGACAATGGAAGCGCATTGATATAGTTGACTTTCTTCTCGAAATCTAATGGATAGCGCAGCCGTCggtcgaggaattggggGTTGGGGACGTGAAAATGCGTGGTGCCAAAGGATGCCAAATACTGAGCTCTTGACTATTCAAGAACCGTTTTCCGTAGATTGAGATCTGACCGTAACAATTTCGGCCGGGTCTCTTGCGTTGTGCCCTGGCGAGGGTCTCTGCATTGGTAAACGTGCCTTACTCATCCCGAAGCCGAGATCGCCACACTTGATGATGTCAACACTGCTTGCTTTATCTAAGCCTCACGTTAAGTTGGTCTGAGGACTTCAAACTTATGATCTTTGTACGAGGAAACTAAAAGGCCATCTATGAGCATTATGCTACCATGTTCTTCGAATGGCTAGTGCGCACTATTGGCGAGTGGTTTTGGTGGTAGTCCCTGCCGTCGGGGCGGCCATAGCCACTGTATCCTTCCTTCTACGTTTTTACAGTCGAGCATTTTTGGTTAAGCATCTCGATGCTGGGGATTTGCTTATGACTCTTGGACTGATATTCTGCTACGGAGTGACTACAAGCACAATGCTTGGTGAGTTACAACCAGTCGATCCTCAGGTTGCGTTTTCTGATGTGATTTTCTAGCTGCATTCAACGGAGTCGGCAAGGACATCTGGAGCCTAGAGCAGAAGATCCGTGGCCGTGTCGCACTGGTAAAGTTGATCATTGATCTGGTTCGAGTACGTTTCTCACTCATACCGTCAGTTGTTTTGGCTCGCTCAGCTGTTCTGGGCACTGTCTCAAGTTTGCGTCAAGTTATCATTCATTGTGCTTCTCCGACAACTCCTAGGCTTGATACAAAGGTGGCGCATTGCAACGATGTGTCTCACAATATTCACTGTTGCCTGGGGAGCAGCTTTCATTTTGGTCAACATCTTCCAATGCTGGCCACCTCAGCACTTTTGGCTCCGAGTCAGCGTCAAGGGTACATGTTTGGGCGGACAAGAAGCGTTTTTTGTTTCGATGAGTGCAATATCgctcgtcgaggatgttctCCTTGTCTGCATTCCCATAGTTATTGTCTGGCGATTAAAGCTCGCCACTCAACAGAAGATCCTGCTAACTGGGCTTTTCTCCATCGGTGGTTTGTAAGTATATTCAACACCGTGAAAGGCTCCTAGTTGACTCACCCTTTCCTGACTAGGGTCTGCGTTTTCAGTCTACTCCGGGTACTGGAGCTCAAATACTACAGCATAGACAATGTCACTTGTGAGTTCCATTTTCGGTCACACGAAAACCACACTGATTGTAAATGCAGCTAGTGGCTCCAAGCAAGCGCTGTGGACACTCCTTGAACTTGACCTCGCTATTGTGTGCTCTTCACTAATGCTCATGAGGCCCATCTTCAGACAGTGTAGAGACATCTTTTCTGACTCTAACTCCAAGAGGCTTTTTCCGGGCGCAAGACGTGTTTGGAAATCTGTCACTCACTCAGATGATAGCTGTTGAATCAACATTGGCCATGCCAATGTTGCATTCCACTTTGTATAGTTTTCATGGAACTAAGATGTATATTATTAATGTTAATGTTTTTATATGTAGGCTTCTGACGACCTTGAGTCGTTAGTAGGTCCCATGGCTGATGCGGACTGAACGTTGAATATGTAAACCGAATAGGCAGCGGGGAGGCTAAGTCCAATACGAGAGTCAATCATCGAAGGATATAAAAAACCGCTTTGGAAGGTGTTTAATCAAACTTTACATACAGCCATTCCTCTGATACCTCTGTAAGATCCTCTGTACCTTGTATCTACCCAAATTATGTGGATATCGATCTCATAAATCTCTCCCATATCTTCTTAAATATTCTGGCTTTACCTTTTGACACCTTGGCCAAATAAGCTATGTGGGTCCGTCATGGGGAGTGCGGGGGTGGACTGGGCAGGTTGATAAGCGTTCGGAGCTCGGTACCCTTGCAAATCCGTACTGAGCGCGAGCCGAACAACATTTACTAATACATAATGAGGCCGTCGCCACCCTCGGACCAGGCATAAATGCCGGCTTTATCTGATTGTTGTTAACCTATTCGCACTCAAATGCTCTATCTAAAGGCAGATAGAAGGTGAGAACATAAGAATCATAATGACACAGCCAGTTGCATTCATT is part of the Penicillium psychrofluorescens genome assembly, chromosome: 4 genome and encodes:
- a CDS encoding uncharacterized protein (ID:PFLUO_005920-T1.cds;~source:funannotate), with translation MRAVLPGRPPAKLWSFSTALWDGLRVVAYISGHALVILGGPQTLLQTIYVDDTDSLEAVAFDEATGNIAVCGGPDVFVYQPYGLKGETLKWSLVHTFRANDNDEPISTLSWGSPNELLVGNSSLTLWILDENEDPRLLWKRELASPVKFAQFSPDASLVVTVGAYDRLAKVWRRLSFSADEIRFEISYLPHPNLVTGLHWRLPYHREQSVDNVLYTMCADNKIRVWAVTDHHALSPLQFWADIDMNSSVQPRDASENDQGSQRRYGFILDSRDFCSATERAVERHTGNKENHALEHLIEVANKSPEICVVIDGQGHMAAWALEDVGSRVKTNMSVFNILHVEGLDFGFLPGLTKGEDYAQIHAFQSTTSDDTLSILVHHFDGRIEWYDSHVDVLFDPAPRKKRIIPKSSWTGHTAPVKKIVRNATGDTLVSRTSENKAMIWKQKRRGSGSFLSHKSVLLSDEHIHRTCVIENCNLLVNLHHDGISLWDTSSYHAKRLASLPFTLSSKPLCVLPIPTEASTGVAYIATIDANMDGIAWELRWPAQNGGLDKNKEDQCQLRKFCDFNMGLKEDLAYILPVDPAGPKTETSGFFDTFSADIALSYTHSGIVRTWTAKVDQENAQVEWLLKSTVGTGIENPSLASASSIRKAALVDEGRTHLTIWDTNNAQLEFEEHFAQNDIIRDLDWTSTPDKQSILAVGFPHKVVLLSQLRYDYLDSRPSWTQVREIWIRDLTPHPIGDSCWLSNGHLVIGAGNQLFVYGKDIDVGDRLVSELRMPSRGLPSVDLFDLVSRINGPLPVFHPQFLAQCILSGKTNLVHAILRNLHRKLKFYTEGDDLDGILEMPLEDFYEEQDAPQQAALKEMRSSYVDAVEDETSVMDEASATALNENLAHIALPQLSSHEQFRLADIIECVATVEKHRRSMDDNAARYLLFFRQHMLRRSQGVANKDTVSWREIVWAFHSGSQDILTDLVSRQFNGKMTWKAARESGIFMWLSDPTALNAQLEVVARNEYTKTEERNPLDCSLYYLALGKKNILQGLWRIAHWHREQAATQRLLANDFKEARWKTSALKNAYALLGKRRFEYAAAFFLLADHPRDATNVLMNQVGDLQLAIAISRAFEGDSGPVLKEILEERVLPEAATGGNRWMASWAFWMLGRRDMAVRSLISPVETLLSPATPASPGSPGRVPLQSKSYLSNDPALVILYQQLREKTLQTLKGASQVHPREEWNFVLRNARLYDRMGCDLLALDLVRRWEFLHPLPPRTPAQVQEDGVDYRKLLRRRSSLVVADMPVRRPAVTTTSQALKAAETEEDDQAKQQPQKPKPPPTVFHEPDANSLLDSFGF